In Nakamurella flava, a single genomic region encodes these proteins:
- a CDS encoding glycine C-acetyltransferase yields MYTTMRDHLSAELAGIEEAGLRKRERGIAGPQGALITADGQEVLNFCANNYLGLADDPALVQAAKRSLDEWGYGLASVRFICGTQDQHLELERRLSAFLGTDDTILYASCFDANGGVFETLFGPQDAIISDALNHASIIDGIRLSKAQRLRYANRDMADLEEQLKASKDARFRVIVTDGVFSMDGYIAPLAQICDLADQYDALVFVDDSHAIGFLGENGRGTPEYCGVADRVDILTGTFGKALGGASGGYVAAHQEIVDLLRQRSRPYLFSNTLAPSMVAGTLAALDLIDSSDEPRKRLQANAERFRAGMTEAGFDLLPGEHPIVPVMFGDAALTARIADEMQHRGIYVTAFSFPVVPRGAARIRVQLSAAHTSEQIDRCVEAFVAARAAHTA; encoded by the coding sequence ATGTACACGACCATGCGCGACCACCTGAGCGCTGAGCTCGCCGGTATCGAAGAGGCGGGCCTGCGCAAGCGGGAACGCGGGATCGCCGGTCCTCAGGGCGCTCTCATCACCGCCGACGGGCAGGAGGTGCTGAACTTCTGCGCCAACAACTACCTCGGTCTGGCCGACGACCCGGCCCTGGTGCAGGCGGCCAAGCGCTCGCTAGACGAATGGGGTTACGGCCTGGCTAGTGTCCGCTTCATCTGCGGCACCCAGGACCAGCACCTCGAACTCGAACGCCGGCTCTCGGCCTTTCTGGGCACCGACGACACCATCCTCTACGCATCGTGTTTCGACGCGAACGGGGGCGTCTTCGAGACGCTGTTCGGCCCGCAGGACGCGATCATCTCCGACGCGCTCAACCACGCGTCGATCATCGACGGCATCCGGCTGTCGAAGGCCCAGCGGCTGCGCTACGCCAACCGCGACATGGCCGATCTCGAGGAGCAGCTGAAAGCGAGCAAGGACGCCCGGTTCCGGGTGATCGTCACCGACGGCGTCTTCTCCATGGACGGGTACATCGCCCCGCTGGCGCAGATCTGCGACCTGGCCGATCAGTACGACGCGCTGGTGTTCGTCGACGACTCCCACGCCATCGGCTTTCTCGGCGAGAACGGCCGCGGCACCCCCGAGTACTGCGGGGTGGCGGACCGGGTCGACATCCTCACCGGCACGTTCGGCAAAGCCCTCGGTGGGGCGTCCGGCGGGTACGTCGCCGCCCACCAGGAGATCGTCGACCTGCTGCGGCAGCGGTCCCGGCCCTACCTGTTCTCCAACACCCTGGCTCCGTCGATGGTCGCCGGCACCCTCGCGGCGCTGGATCTCATCGACTCCTCCGACGAGCCGCGGAAGCGCCTGCAGGCCAACGCCGAACGCTTCCGGGCGGGGATGACGGAGGCCGGGTTCGACCTGCTGCCCGGCGAGCACCCCATCGTCCCGGTGATGTTCGGGGACGCGGCGCTGACCGCGCGGATCGCCGACGAGATGCAGCACCGGGGCATCTACGTCACCGCGTTCAGCTTCCCGGTCGTCCCCCGGGGCGCGGCGCGGATCCGGGTGCAGTTGTCCGCCGCGCACACGTCCGAGCAGATCGACCGCTGCGTCGAGGCTTTCGTGGCCGCCCGGGCCGCGCACACCGCCTGA
- a CDS encoding trimeric intracellular cation channel family protein: MDDTALTILRVADLLGVLGCALLGGLVARQRGFDPIGFAVLAVVSGLGGGIVRDVLLGQGAPVALTDGTYFAVALTGAAVAYLIPLGGRIWSRGFPIVDAVALGCWAAAGTQKTLAYGHSWQTAVVLGTVTAVGGGVIRDLLIRQVPTVFGGNTLSVTPAILAASTMVAFHAVGLTTVGLLACTAVGATLSLLAHHRHWTLPGALTPRWWGRPLRPRLRRSPRQPVG, encoded by the coding sequence ATGGACGACACGGCGCTAACGATCCTGCGGGTCGCCGACCTGCTCGGGGTCCTCGGCTGCGCGCTGCTCGGCGGCCTGGTCGCGCGGCAGCGCGGTTTCGACCCGATCGGTTTCGCCGTGCTGGCCGTCGTCTCCGGTCTGGGCGGCGGCATCGTCCGCGACGTGCTGCTCGGTCAGGGCGCCCCCGTCGCCCTGACCGACGGCACCTACTTCGCCGTCGCCCTCACCGGGGCGGCGGTCGCCTACCTGATCCCACTGGGCGGCCGGATCTGGAGCCGCGGGTTCCCCATCGTCGACGCCGTCGCCCTCGGCTGCTGGGCCGCCGCCGGCACCCAGAAAACCCTGGCCTATGGCCACAGTTGGCAGACCGCCGTGGTTCTCGGCACCGTCACCGCCGTCGGTGGCGGGGTCATCCGCGACCTGCTGATCCGCCAGGTGCCGACCGTCTTCGGCGGCAACACCCTGTCGGTCACCCCGGCGATCCTGGCCGCCAGCACCATGGTCGCGTTCCACGCCGTCGGGCTGACCACGGTCGGACTGCTGGCCTGCACGGCGGTCGGCGCCACGCTGAGCCTGCTCGCCCATCACCGGCACTGGACGCTGCCCGGCGCCCTCACCCCGCGCTGGTGGGGCCGGCCGCTGCGCCCGCGGCTGCGTCGCTCCCCCCGTCAGCCCGTCGGCTGA